The sequence below is a genomic window from Mercenaria mercenaria strain notata chromosome 14, MADL_Memer_1, whole genome shotgun sequence.
GTTAAAATATGTGGTGATCCAGTGGAAAAAAAACGCATTTTTTACAGCAGAATTATGTTTCCTAAACACAAAAGAAGATTATTTCATACTATTTGATGACAAAGTAACAAAGGTCCTCTCAGCTCGTTGGTAACGAGCAGAACCTGtcactaaaataaacaaatttttggATGTAGGTTCGTTTCTGACGTATGTCATTTCATTTCTATGGTTAACTCTTAGTTTCACATTTGTTATATGATTTAAAGCCTATTTTACTTAACAGATTAACAAAATAGGTATTCTGTTGAAATTATACGCTGGGGTTCCGAAAACAATGCATTGTTTACAAAAAAGAATAGACTAAACAGAAAGAACAATGTCCGACGACTTCGAAGatacatgttttcttttaaaaaagaaatacaaggtTAAAACAAAGATTTGAATTTTAAGAAAATCCATGccatgatttgagccgtgccatgagaaaaccaacatagtgggtttgcgaccagcatggatccagaccagcctgcgcatccgcgcagtctggtcaggatccatgctgttcgctaacagtttctccaattccaataggctttaaaagcgaccagcatggagcctgaccagactgcgcggatgcgtaggctggtctggatccatgctggtcgcaaacccactatgttggttttctcatggcacggctcatttgaacCTACACTTATATTCATGTATACCATTGCCTGCAAAAATCTGATGACAAAATTAGCATCTAAAccagactgaaatactgttttaaatACGTTTTTGCATTAACCtactattttataaaataaagattttgcGGCAACTACTCTCAGTGTTAGATGTAAAGAAAGCGTATgtacccctatcagccgtttACAATTTCATTAATTAATCGTATAATTGATTTTCTCCAGTACATACATAAGGTACACAGTTCTTTaactataatttatttattcCGAAGTGCGGAAATTTTCCTGAattaatttatacataaaataactGCTCTCTCTATATGCACAGTTAAAAAATATCTGATCCATAGTTCAGAAAAAATCTTTCAGAAATGAAATAAGcttaatgattataataatttaGAATCGTAAATGCCAAAATAGAGACACCCGTGATCTTACAGCTCTGTTCAAAGCTAAGGCGTTCTACAGTCTGCCGGAGAGACCAGGATTAAATATCAAAGTCGTGAGGTATGGTGTGTAAACTGCTGACAATTTTCCTTGTCATTTTAGAGgaatttgtatataatatattctaatacGGTATATTTTAGGAAATCTATCCAGTaacatttcataattatgataaatatcaACACGCCTGATAGATacaaatgttgcatttttttttcgtaCTTTATGTAATATTGCTGACTCTTATTATGTGTGTCTCGCCCTTAAAAATCACAAATGTTGCGTTTCTCCTCATACTTTATCTAAAATTGTTGACTCTTACATGTTTATCTCGCCTTTAAATTCCTGTTTCAAGattagaaaatacatttattcaatCAAAACTCTTCTAAATAATTatccggggcctccgtggccgagtggttaaggtcgctgacttcaaatcacttgctcctcatcgatgtgggttcgagcctcactcggggctttgaattcttcatgtgaggaagccatccagctggcttatggaaggtcggtggttctacccaggtgcccgctcgtgatgaaataatgcacggaggggcacctgtggtcttcctctaccattaaagctggaaagtcgccatatgacctaccatgtgtcggtgcgacgttaattccaacaacaacaacaaaaattatccTAACTATACAGTCATAGTGATATTCACACTGGTCTCTATCCCCACGGTTCTATGCATATTCTCTATAACTGCATCAATCACTGGGTAATTGTTCGGTATTTAAGATGCAATCTATGTGTAATTATGTACTTTAGAACCAATATTGCAGTTTGGAATTTCCtgttttgtcagaatttttcaCACTGAATTATCGGGACAAATACGTCTGTTCGTTTTAGTAGTCTGTGTTTGATTCATGTAAAAGGACATGCAGTCTTGTATGGTAAtgcttattttttcttctttgtttctacatgataataaaatatacTAAAATTGCTTTTGACTATCAATTGATTCTGAAAAATAACTAATCTTAAAAAAGTATATCTGTTCATGTTTAACCTCtcttatatcatatttattatatgttatgttaatatatcatgttttaatagacctttctaacgtaaacgtaattacgaaacggaatactgaattcgtaaaattttaggctaatttgtggtctaggggagacagtttcatccaatagtaatgcaatagtatctcccttagaccattatttgaaaataatatttacgaattcagtattccgtttccgatttacgtttgcGTTAGAAGGGTCTATTACGAACCCATAGATAAACATATCAGGTTCCTGACGTCATTTGTAACATCATAATTATTCAAATGTCTTCGCATTAAAAAGTTCactaacgacgatattttcaattttacgcTGATTTAGGgataatttttatcatttattaactTATCAGAATAGATAAGTATGTAAaagtatctatttattttatataagtgATATGCACTGTTCTTTCATACCGGACTGGGATTTCTGATGATATCACGCGGTATCTCCGcagagcctcgtaaccgcctaaaggccggatattcccacctGCACTTACAATCCGTGAAAGaaatttatattctttaatatttccgcagcagaactcgtgcatatttctcgatgcaaagctgTTAACCTAAAGCACGATAAAGTATTTCATTCTTCTAAGGGTTGCCTCTTATGGCGTGCTTGCAAGTCTTTATCAAATCGATTCGCTAGAATCTCCAAAAGCATTTTGTGCTATCAAAGGTTCAACTAACAGATTTGAATAACCATCACAAAAACAGTCTTAAGATGCTAGGTAGCGACCTTGAACTTAAAATGTCGCTGTGttcttaaatcatttttattataatttcggTTACTTAAGTATCATGGAGTCTGTTTTGACAGTCGTCCAACTTTATAGCATAATTGCTTTTTGTCAGAAGATGACCTCTGTTACTAAGTATTTTGGGGTCAGTTAATCCAAGTACAATGTCACCTTGATTTCaagatcagaaacggttttcgcTCTATATCAAAAGAAGGTTTGGCCTTATATTGTTAAACTTTATATGCGTAATTGCATCATTAGAATCGTTCGGGTCATAGGCGAAATTAATCGGTTCAACAATAACTTTGAACAGTTTACTACGTCTAAACTTCTTGGAAGTTTGCTGTTGCCATGCTGTAATGACATCTTAgtcattagatcaaaggtcaagtccGATTAAGACAACGTTTCTGCAATATCAAATAATGTTTGTACAGTGTAAATGTGATACTCTTGCATTTGTAGTGATCAGTGCAGAACAAATAAGTCAATATGATTAAAAGAATCCGCTAAAATAAGAACATGTGAATACGGTGTTAATACTTTTTGGTTGATTAAATTCCTAAATAACATGTGACATactgttaaacattttttatatcattttatcaaatattttttataatatttatattccAGGATAACGCTATAATGTACGGACTATTGGCAGTATGGTATACATCACAAACGACGAACGCTCAAATCCATCCAGCCTCAAGAAATCATGTGAGATCAAACCAAGACTTACCAACATTACAAAACTACAGTAAATTCTTGAAACAAATTTCCGAAACTTCAGCTGCCATTAAGCATGAGAAAGAAAGTTGTCTAATCAAAGGTTTGAAAAAATTTACAGAACGTATTCAAATGGACCACATTGGACAACTTCCTTGGTCCTGCGATTGCAGATATTTCTGGAGAGATTTAGGGGACGGATACAACCCTAGATTTGTCCGGGATGGCGCGTGCCATAATAGCACGTGCTGGTTTGGACACTTTGAGTGTGCGCCACAGAAATATGCACTAAATGTTCTCAGACGATCAGATGCTCTGGAAGACCAACTGGACTATTCCGCGCAACTTTCAAATAACTATGCTTTCGTGGCAGTTAacattactgtaaactgtcttTGTATGAGATCTTCAAGAAATGGATGAAAGACTTTCAACTTTTCCAGATTATGACAAATGATCGCGACGTTACAAGTATGCACTTGCGACCAGCCTGAACAGAAAACATAGCatgcatttaaattatgtttCACTAAGTTATGTCAAACcttaagatgaaaaaaaaatacatacggGGTTGTTTTATATATTATCTAGACTGCATGAAATGTACCATTTAATAAAATGTAGCGAAGATCATCTTTATACTCGTAggtaattatttgttttaaactggtgaaacattattgttgttgttgttgttgatgttgttgttttcagaAGGCTTGCCGTTTTACAAACCTACACGCCCTTTGgaatatttttgttgtcaaaGCTGAaagaaaattttcagaaaatgatgccgataaaattatttacttttattctATTCATTTGAAATTATCAAGCACTTGTGACCTAACTTTATATACAGTTGTTTTATAACTCAATGGAAGAGATATATCCTGTGGAATGTTTCTTCTAGTTTCTGGGTCTTAAAGCCCTTGGACAGTGGTGTATCTCTATGGTTGTCAGCAGGGATCATAGTATGCCTGTAACAGTTAACAAAAGtggttatttttcaaattttcgtttAGAAAGGAATGAATTTTCAATTTATATTAATGATGTAGTTACTGCAGTTATTAGGATTATTTGGTTCGTTTTCTTTTCAGTATTAATACACAAGTCTTTTTGAAACGTTACTTGAAATATACTATATTACTTCCATTCGATGAAAATAAAAGTCTTATTAGTAAAACACAAACATATATAAATCACACGTAATGTACATTTCGAATCTCCTTTCCTCTACAATGTACTTAATTTATGTTCATTGTTATTATTAACactttttcaaacaatatatccCAAGATAAAAAATTACTGGTGTGGCAACTGAATTTATTACTTTAGAGAATTACAGGTGCTTATTAAAGTCAGtagcgcagtggttagcagggtGGACCGGATTCatttcccggtcgcggctgatatcccaacTAGTGTTCAGTACTGGGTAATTACTgattccagcagtatcggcctagactggatgctggggaggtaaatgtAACACCTGTCGTGTGCTCGGCTggaataagttgttccatccattccagttggagactttcgtcgactaccaaCGTTAATAAGAAACTTTACATTTTTGAGTAAAAAAAGTTAgttatgtttgatatatttcagCAACGCGCATATATATTTAAGCAAAGCGCggaattaataaaatgtaataaacagtTTGGGTACAAGGCGTCGTATGTAGCTATAGGCCATATTTAGATTTAGATACCTTTATTGTTTGAATGCATAAGCTTTATGGCCACATTTGTTTTAAGCGCTTTAAAACTAAAAAGACTTTTCTTAACATATGTACattgatatacattttaaattgaatataaataGATAAAAGTCTTTCAAAAGTTCAACAGACAAAACAACAACTTAAGTATGTTGCTCCTCGTTAGCCTTTTTACTTTCTTTTGCACCATTCACATCTGGTAACATTACCTACATATAGATCTGTTAAGTTACTTGTTTTGGAATATTCACCAAAGTAAAgacgtaattttttttttacttaataatGATCCATTGAGTCATATCATCTGTTCTATcctaaattaacaaaaaaaaacacggtcattttcattaaaacacggTCATTTTGACGTCATGTAGATATATAATTTGAGTTTTCTTCAATATGTAACatcgttttaaatattttcaatctaGTGGTCGAACGCGCTGTACTCCAGATAGCACTTCGTATATTCGGGagaactttttttaatgatgttccttattttatatttgattaaaagaaacaagtataaacaagtataaactaaacttaaGCCTTAGGCCAATTTCGTCAATTACTTTAAACCATTGAAACCACAACTAACGACACATAAACGCGGAAAATAGTGGTTATAGGTGAATTACACgtggcaaaatattttttgtagcaCCTGCTCCATATCAATATTTATGATTTCGAAGGTAATATACTTCAGATAGTTGTTGCTCATACTAGTGACTAGTCACTAGCTGAAACACAGTAACAGCAATATTTGTTGTCGTGGCATGCAACTGATATTCTAAGATTAATCGAGAGAAAATTGTTTACATATTAAAGGTAAGAAATGTACACATTACCTTTTTAAACCTTGTTATTTATGTGCACTGTACTTGATTCTTTTAAAATGAGTTTCAGAGTGAGACTTAGTCCATGAATATTGTCTGAAACAAGCGGTTAATACAGACATTCTTATGCCAGCCATTGTCAGCAAATCTGATCTGCTTGGATGCATCAAATAAGTATGACCGTATATTTCAAGTATTACTTTTATCATCAACTTGGAATTCCTCAAGGACTATATGTTCGTAATGATTCTTGGTACTGTTTAAGCAGACACCTTGACTCTTCTCACAGAATTAATCAGTTTGTACTCTTACTTATTCATTTAAAgacaaattaatttatataaacatgTCTGAACAACCATTGAAGGCGATAGTCATGTCTTAATGTTGACATTTGCACGAATTTATTAGCGTTTTAAAACTATGCGCCATTTTGAATCCCTTAATACAGAAACAAAACAGATTAATTTAACATATCTTTATTATGAGATTTCAGAAACACACTTAAGACAAAAGGAAGGCATTTGTTCTAAAAGTAAAATGCCCGAGTAAATATTCGCCATGTAAGAACCGTAAGGGTTCATCGGCTTTCTATTTTAAGACGGCAATGACCCCTGATGTTTCTAATAAAGGTCTATAATCTCTCTTGTTTCTAACAaccattattaaaaataatttagaaatgcTACAAAGTTTTTCTTGTTCTAACAgcatttgtctaattgttttGCAGGAAAAACCATTGGTTGGGTTATGATGCCGGTCTTGACGATACATCTGTTGCGTACAAGCCTATTCATGATATGTATCAGACGTTTTGTTGAAGCTGGTAGAGTGGAAACATTTAAGGTGGTtgcaataatttattttacattactTTCGTCGCTGTTGTATCTCCGGCTACATGtatagtctggattacctgccccttccTATCGTTATCGGTACTTTCAGAGTACGAACGGGAACCAGACAAGCTACATGTAATGCTATATAAAACGTACACTCTTCTGCATTACGTGATAATCTTGAAAAGAAAATCTTATACTTGCCAATATTTTGAATCAGCTGTTTAgatttaagtgtattttttaacttcttttatgttctaaagaaaattaatgttatgttttggaatatatattttaacataatcGAACTATGAAATCTGATAACCTTTCCTACATCTTTTAACCTTATTTACAGGATATCACTAAATAAGCGAGCATAGAgctcttttctaaaaataacaaagCCTTGTGGTATAACGACATATCGTCAGATTCAATTTAATGCGCCTCTGTGGTTAGTGTGCATTTTTCCATAGATATGTAAATGTACGCGTCAGAAGATAGTTTACTATAAGATATAAATTTGCGCATGTACAACCGGAAGCAGAACGTGATCATTTACGACAAAGTAAATATatagctttaaatgtatttgtatatttattcttctgGACAAATACATAAACCTGTCTCCGATTTGATGCTTATTAGTTTAATTATGCCAAAATAATCACTAAATTACCTACGAAATGTAACAAAACATTGTTGTGTTAAAATGATGTCATAGAAgtcatgacgttacgtgacaGTAATCGCGCAAACCTATTATCTTGAAAATACATGATTTcgattattttgtttatttaaacttACTTTCAACATCCACTTCTTGTCGAAATATTTTCACGATTTTTCGGTTAAACTAATAATCAGTATTTAGCGGCTTTTTCCGGCGGCCGCAGGCtggtattgatttcatctttacttctTATAAATATCTGGGATGAAGGTCaattaacagctgattaaaactgtacatttggATAGGTGGAtaaaaaattccacaggttttcaAATGGAATAGATAAAATTTTCTTAAGGGATATGCAGGTGCTCTGATCTTTATCGTTAgtcagtataatccgttgcaagactcctgaggaaatagcttacgtcataaacctgagCTCGACTACAAATCTGCCAACTCtaatacggagtgatctcccgtaaacgatctATAGTTAACTCGTCCCTTAGTCAACTTGTCCCCAAGCCAACTCGTCCCCCAGCCAACTCGTCCCTATTTCAGTCATTTCGTATctcttgacgatttcaaaaatagtcatttcgtcccccacttttcggcccctcctttttagtcttttttttttttttttttttttttgtcaaagtttcctagattttgattaatataattatgatgtaaaatatgtgttctgtaaaatatgttctacataaaaaaaaatgaacattttactttactttaaaatctacactttgttttgctttataaatacccgatcgtatataaaagtgcagagtgcataatttcatttaaataacttAATTTAAACCTGCGCTTTTAGCTGAAATACTTTTCACGAGTCTTCCGGGttaaataatgatcaatattttgcggcttttatgtattttgtattgAAATGCCATGCGGAGTGTTAGCAATTGGATGTTGATTActaaaaataaagagaaaatagaCTGGTGCAAGATTACTTATCACGGAACTGTCAATTAGTAGTTTGACTTGTAATGTCCACATTTCCGTTGAAATTGGTAATTTAGTATTTTTATAGTAATGACTATATAAATACTGTGCAAATGTCAGTACATTTAAGTGATATCGTGAACTAAAAATATGTTACAATGGAAACTACCCACGaactttttacatttaaatataagATTCAAAAGCTTTGACACTGTCATAAGGAACACAGTTTCAGCTATTCAACTGTACTTCAAGATGGTCAATTATAATGGTAAGCACAcatgattttaaaaacaaaagtcaaatgAAGAGTACTACTGTtagtattttaatatttgatatttgttaaaaaaatgtttgaatataaaacaaaataatattacttactttaaaaataaaatgttttgcagttACATGAAACgagaaagataaatttatttattttcattaaagaaattgtgaataaagcaagatataagatatttaaTATTGCTCTGTTGCCGTGGTTTCTTATAACTTTAATATATGATTGGATACAATATCAACCCATATATCACATTTAGGTTATAGAGAAAATACCGCTGAAGCTGTCGATAAAAAAACGTTAGCCTATTTAGTTGttttaaaatgagagaaaatgcattaACATGGAAAAACGAACCCCAcgatatatattttaagcttaaaAGAGTGCTATTCACTTCACAGTATTTTTGGGGATATAAAGTCAAACTTGTGCAAGGACCACCTCTGAACATAGACCCTATGGCTGTAAAGACCACTGGTTCTGGTTCCTATTTTAACATTACTGTTTATTTTTACCTATGAATAAAGAACATCTACCAACAAAGGTCGCTTTTCGTCTCTCCCAAGGGTGTCTTTTATAGACAGCTTtgactatatatgagccgcaccatgagaaaaccaacatagtgcatttgcgaccagcatggatccagacctgcctgcggatccgcgtagtctggtcaggatccatgctgttcgctttcaaagcctattgcaatcggagaaaccgttagcgaacagcatggatctatTCCAAACTTCATAAAAACGCAAGTTAAATTTGCGATTTCGAAAGATACACGATAATAGTTTAATTACCATAAAAATGTGAGCTCATAATCATATTCCAATAAAAACATGAATGCAcgagattttcttttatttttgaacgTGATTTGATACTTATAAACTGGATCAGAAGGACTGACTTGCATTTTAATGGTGTTACGTAAATATACGcatacgtttttagctcacctgaactttgctcagggtgagcttttagtaataggtggatggtctggcgTTCGTCGTCCATTGTCcatcgtccatcgtccgtcggcCGTCGTTCTATGTCCTGCATCAACATATTTACTTCAACATCTTCTTCTCTGACACTACTAAACAAAATTACACTGAATtcggtcagtagcatcctggtaTGGACTTCTATCTATTTTCTTCAAATGGAATACCTTGGCTCTTCTCTAGAGGCTACAAGacctaaaaaaataaaactttaaacgatttcttctcatgaactgcttgatagagcttcatcaaacttggtctgtagcattgttatcAGGTCCTCTCCCAGGTTTGTTCAAATGGCGGCACGTGGCCCCTTGTAGGTGCTGCAAGGGCTAAACATgcaaaaaacttttaacaaattcTTCTAAAGAACCGCTTGATTATTCTTTATCAAACTAGTTCTGTGGCATTATTATAAGATCCTCTCTAAACTTTATTCAAAAGAATTTACTTGGTCCTTTTAAGGGGCattaagagctaaaaatagaaaaaaaacctttaaacgaccgCTTCTCATGAAACTGcggatgaatcttcatcaaacttggtctgtagcattgtaaGGTcctttgttcaaatgggggcacttgctCCCTTTAAGGGGCCGAAAGGACTTCAcatgaaaatacctttaaacaattttttctcatgaactgcttgatggattttaatccaacttggtctatagcattattataaggttcCCTCTCAGAAATAAAATTGaacgatttcttctcatgaaccgctagcTTAATCTccattaaacttggtcagtaaTATCATTATAACGTCCTCTCCAAAAATATCAATtggaggcacttggcccctttaaggggcctcTGGAGCTAAACAAACGACTATAAACGACTTTCCCTTTCTGATTGGCTTGatagatattcatcaaacttcttttcatgaatttcttgatggatcttcttcaaactttgtcagtagcatcattataaagtattATGCCCGATGTATTGAactgggggtggggtgggggtgtgggGCGCTTTGTCCCTATTAGGGTACACAAAAGCCAGAAATAGAGAATTATTAAGTTTATtctcatgttgttgttttttatttttttattttttttgttgttttttttttttcaattttgggaTGTAAAACAAAATCTAGGAAAAACGTTCAATTGACTTATATTTTAATGAACTGTGAACTCTGTTCTCCAAACTTGGTAGGAGCAATGTCGTATGGTCGAGGTTCTCTTAAAGTGAGCGCCTTAGGCGTTTTACATGGGTATATAAGAACGTCAGCACtgtattatcaaatatataaaatcaatattttgcagGTTT
It includes:
- the LOC123528140 gene encoding protein trunk-like, yielding MQSCMDNAIMYGLLAVWYTSQTTNAQIHPASRNHVRSNQDLPTLQNYSKFLKQISETSAAIKHEKESCLIKGLKKFTERIQMDHIGQLPWSCDCRYFWRDLGDGYNPRFVRDGACHNSTCWFGHFECAPQKYALNVLRRSDALEDQLDYSAQLSNNYAFVAVNITVNCLCMRSSRNG